One genomic segment of Fervidobacterium pennivorans includes these proteins:
- a CDS encoding ATP-binding response regulator: MDFLEVFLQELNEKGQEAIELIKSFIENKDPNSIHEIYRLFHTIKGSASLVGFDKFKQLFHKIEDYFKRQMNGEDVITEDFMLKLLMVVPEVLKKNSDLTDDELQHYVDILEGRKIQTEAKVYVTSSETIPSELLQELLSNTLSAENSLMREDIQNALREIRLVKQKLVSILENTFYVKLRQILANFDVLVMQEAFSNKKKVKLELQIGEERIEKKDSEMLLNMLTHLVRNAIAHGIELPEERTKKGKLEVGRIIIRSYVQGNELFLEIEDDGRGLEFEKIRQKAIEKGLGNLKPEEVIFVPGFSTKDNADETAGRGIGLDVVKNFATARGGDVEVVSAAGKGIKFIVHFPIKTFLVRVLVVEADELRFCIDLQDILEIVSKAEIKDGQLKHKDKLYDITFSCTLPRFAIITKNNKALLVSNLIGIFDGQVSNESYDMIKGFVKNIFVYPLPIISPEQFLKLQKPSEKVRKVLVIDDSVVTRTILGKFLVNFGYTVFEAENGTEGIEIFKKENPDVIVCDVEMPGIDGFETTRRIRELNKNVPIIIFSTLTSEQLSKGLEVGANAYLSKDEPPERLVRLIERFIQ; the protein is encoded by the coding sequence ATGGACTTCTTGGAAGTATTCCTTCAAGAATTGAACGAAAAAGGGCAAGAAGCGATAGAGTTGATTAAATCATTCATTGAAAACAAGGACCCAAATTCGATACATGAGATTTATCGCCTTTTTCATACGATAAAAGGCTCTGCAAGCCTCGTAGGTTTCGACAAATTTAAACAACTATTCCACAAAATCGAAGATTACTTCAAGCGACAAATGAACGGTGAAGATGTGATAACAGAAGACTTCATGCTGAAGTTACTCATGGTGGTTCCAGAAGTTCTCAAAAAAAATTCTGACCTCACAGATGATGAATTACAGCATTATGTAGATATCCTAGAGGGTAGAAAAATACAGACAGAAGCAAAAGTTTACGTAACTTCAAGCGAAACCATCCCTTCTGAACTACTTCAAGAGTTACTCTCAAACACACTGAGCGCAGAAAACAGCCTAATGCGTGAGGATATACAAAACGCACTCCGCGAAATTCGACTTGTAAAACAAAAGCTAGTATCTATACTTGAAAATACTTTCTACGTCAAGCTGAGACAAATCCTTGCGAACTTCGACGTCTTGGTTATGCAAGAAGCCTTTTCGAACAAGAAAAAAGTAAAACTCGAACTCCAGATAGGAGAAGAAAGAATCGAAAAGAAAGATTCTGAAATGCTTTTGAATATGCTAACTCACTTGGTTAGAAATGCTATTGCACATGGTATAGAATTGCCAGAGGAACGTACTAAAAAAGGAAAACTTGAAGTAGGGAGAATAATAATCAGAAGCTATGTGCAGGGTAACGAATTGTTCTTAGAAATTGAAGACGATGGAAGAGGATTGGAATTTGAAAAAATCAGGCAAAAAGCTATTGAAAAAGGGTTGGGTAATCTAAAACCGGAAGAAGTTATTTTTGTCCCAGGTTTTTCTACAAAAGACAATGCAGATGAAACAGCAGGCAGAGGTATAGGACTCGATGTTGTGAAAAACTTTGCAACAGCACGAGGCGGAGATGTCGAAGTTGTTTCAGCAGCAGGCAAAGGAATAAAATTTATCGTCCATTTCCCAATCAAGACCTTCTTGGTGAGAGTTCTCGTTGTAGAAGCTGATGAATTGCGGTTCTGCATCGATTTACAAGATATATTGGAAATCGTTAGCAAAGCGGAAATCAAAGATGGACAGCTCAAGCACAAAGACAAATTGTACGATATAACCTTCAGTTGTACATTGCCACGGTTCGCAATCATTACGAAGAATAACAAAGCTCTTTTAGTGAGCAATTTAATAGGCATCTTCGATGGGCAGGTTTCTAATGAAAGCTATGACATGATAAAAGGTTTCGTAAAGAATATCTTTGTCTATCCTTTGCCAATAATATCACCGGAGCAATTCCTTAAACTCCAGAAACCTTCGGAAAAAGTCCGCAAAGTCTTGGTTATAGACGATTCTGTGGTAACAAGAACTATACTCGGAAAATTCTTAGTAAACTTTGGTTACACCGTTTTCGAGGCGGAAAATGGAACTGAAGGCATTGAAATATTTAAAAAGGAAAACCCGGATGTTATTGTATGCGATGTTGAAATGCCTGGCATTGATGGCTTTGAAACAACAAGGAGAATAAGGGAGCTAAACAAGAACGTGCCGATAATAATCTTTAGCACTCTTACAAGTGAACAACTCTCTAAGGGATTAGAAGTCGGAGCGAACGCGTACCTTTCAAAAGATGAACCACCTGAAAGATTGGTACGTTTGATTGAAAGGTTTATCCAGTAA
- a CDS encoding chemotaxis protein CheB, translating into MANAKKVIIVGSAGSPSQAVEILKLGEKLNFPVIVNIHFTSSAIETFAQHIRSETNQKVTIVKGPVFLEPGVYIPEGGKDLIFLGSNAVTVVDETTSKETIHPSISILFSSMKKFANKDFVVIVLGGLGGDGAEHVSELKKKGVYFIIERTPKFPYLPENIAKQLGERYEKLEIEKIREMLKMFNAEAKQQTKDTNA; encoded by the coding sequence ATGGCAAATGCAAAGAAAGTAATTATCGTCGGTTCAGCAGGAAGTCCTTCGCAAGCTGTTGAGATACTAAAACTCGGTGAGAAATTGAATTTTCCTGTCATAGTTAATATTCATTTTACAAGTAGTGCAATAGAAACTTTTGCACAGCATATACGTTCTGAAACAAATCAAAAAGTCACAATAGTAAAAGGACCTGTTTTCTTAGAACCTGGAGTATACATACCAGAAGGCGGAAAAGACTTGATTTTTCTAGGCAGTAATGCCGTTACTGTTGTTGATGAAACCACTTCAAAAGAAACGATTCATCCTTCCATATCTATTCTGTTCAGTTCAATGAAGAAATTCGCCAATAAAGATTTCGTAGTAATAGTCCTTGGCGGGTTAGGGGGCGATGGTGCAGAACATGTTAGTGAGCTGAAAAAGAAAGGTGTCTATTTCATAATAGAAAGAACCCCGAAATTTCCATACCTCCCTGAAAATATTGCTAAACAACTTGGAGAGCGGTACGAAAAACTGGAGATTGAAAAAATAAGGGAAATGCTTAAAATGTTTAACGCTGAGGCAAAACAACAAACAAAAGACACCAACGCATGA
- a CDS encoding GGDEF domain-containing response regulator, giving the protein MKKVLVVDDSAVWRTYLQNLLEIHGYAVEVAKDGLEGLNRFFSFLPDTVIVDYVMPKLNGVHFTRFIRSFSTFKNVGIMILTGAEETINPFWAKKSGANAFLKKTASQSEIERTVLEFVAKPFSMEWSRELYALHIEPFGELVDILEESLRDSTITKEILQLSEYIYDEKLVMKKIYNLFTELFEFDNFYACVSTYSHARVYAFGNKELSNPNSVFEKAKEIRFFSYFKYIDVYYEDTERKIENAIGEVITRKEEPIGFIIIENPKVPEVAERILALANYSISLIFDLINYHKLLGSQKELEEITGAYDRHAITGKIVNLIDFSKRNQLPLSFVSIKLLNLRKLYTSKGTDYTNQLLRTFVKFLEEQLSDTIARIELGKFLAVILGKNVTPVQKQLESFQIIFNESEEYKNLKEIEVETNLFVWNGESVGEILEKL; this is encoded by the coding sequence GTGAAAAAGGTTCTTGTTGTTGATGATTCTGCAGTTTGGAGAACCTATTTACAAAACCTTCTGGAAATTCACGGATACGCCGTTGAGGTTGCGAAAGACGGACTTGAAGGACTTAATAGATTTTTTTCTTTCCTTCCTGATACTGTTATCGTAGATTACGTGATGCCAAAATTAAATGGTGTCCATTTCACACGATTTATCAGGAGCTTTAGTACATTTAAAAATGTTGGAATAATGATTCTCACAGGCGCTGAAGAAACTATAAACCCATTCTGGGCAAAGAAAAGTGGTGCTAACGCTTTTTTGAAAAAGACAGCATCACAAAGTGAAATAGAAAGAACGGTTTTAGAATTCGTAGCTAAACCATTCTCCATGGAATGGTCGAGAGAGCTTTACGCACTTCACATTGAGCCATTCGGAGAACTTGTTGATATACTTGAAGAAAGCCTTCGTGATTCAACTATAACAAAAGAAATTCTTCAACTTTCCGAGTACATTTACGACGAAAAACTGGTAATGAAGAAAATATACAACCTATTCACGGAGCTGTTTGAGTTTGATAACTTTTACGCTTGCGTCTCGACATACTCACATGCACGAGTTTATGCATTTGGAAACAAAGAGCTCTCAAATCCCAATTCGGTTTTCGAGAAAGCGAAAGAAATTAGATTCTTTAGTTATTTTAAATACATTGATGTTTACTATGAAGATACGGAACGAAAGATAGAAAATGCTATAGGGGAAGTGATAACAAGAAAAGAAGAACCTATAGGTTTCATAATCATAGAAAATCCAAAAGTTCCAGAGGTTGCCGAAAGAATTCTTGCTCTTGCAAATTACAGTATCTCGCTGATTTTTGACCTGATAAACTATCATAAGCTACTCGGAAGTCAGAAAGAATTAGAAGAGATAACCGGGGCTTACGACAGGCATGCGATAACTGGAAAAATAGTAAATTTAATCGATTTCTCAAAACGGAACCAACTGCCGCTTTCATTTGTCAGTATTAAGTTGCTAAACTTAAGAAAACTCTACACTTCGAAAGGCACAGATTACACAAACCAACTGCTGAGAACCTTCGTCAAATTCCTTGAAGAGCAACTTTCCGATACTATCGCGAGGATAGAATTAGGCAAGTTCTTGGCTGTAATACTTGGAAAAAACGTAACACCAGTTCAAAAACAGTTAGAGTCATTCCAAATTATCTTTAATGAATCTGAAGAATATAAGAACTTAAAAGAAATTGAAGTGGAAACGAACCTATTTGTTTGGAATGGCGAAAGTGTCGGTGAAATCCTTGAGAAGTTGTAG
- a CDS encoding winged helix-turn-helix domain-containing protein, whose protein sequence is MDEQAKNMEHHGEYVFFEYSPVFRRMAILQALSEGITKHSELALKSGIVPSLVNKYLKDFEKEGLVEKVNRTYKLTNTGLIRLNYLRLGYLSEIAQMYKNIELKFADIFLKIAGKRDLCIYGAGVVGKLLVHLISTRQSHNIVAFLDEDEKKIGTKIEGIVVLPLETRISADAYLVASFKNGEIMAKKLLERGYRNVYTIEFSKDKLKLVWKG, encoded by the coding sequence ATGGACGAACAAGCAAAAAACATGGAGCATCACGGTGAATATGTGTTCTTCGAATATTCTCCAGTTTTCAGACGCATGGCTATTCTCCAAGCTTTGTCAGAAGGTATAACAAAACATTCTGAATTAGCCTTGAAATCAGGGATCGTGCCTTCACTTGTGAATAAATACTTGAAGGACTTCGAGAAAGAAGGGTTAGTCGAAAAGGTAAATAGAACCTACAAATTAACTAACACAGGACTTATTCGGTTAAACTATCTGAGACTGGGTTACCTATCAGAAATTGCACAGATGTATAAGAATATCGAACTCAAGTTCGCAGACATCTTCCTGAAAATCGCTGGCAAAAGGGACCTATGTATCTACGGAGCAGGTGTTGTGGGCAAATTGTTGGTGCATTTAATTTCAACAAGGCAATCCCACAACATCGTTGCCTTCCTGGATGAGGATGAAAAAAAGATTGGAACCAAGATTGAGGGCATAGTTGTTTTACCTCTTGAAACAAGGATTTCAGCCGATGCTTACCTTGTTGCTTCATTCAAAAATGGCGAAATAATGGCAAAAAAGCTACTTGAACGTGGTTATAGAAACGTTTACACCATTGAATTTTCAAAAGACAAGTTAAAACTTGTGTGGAAAGGGTAA
- the lgt gene encoding prolipoprotein diacylglyceryl transferase yields MAKNKLFRFVVIFVILLAVVSALFLFLREVFSGRLIVRDYIFQIGNFRLRWYSVCIATGIFTGYFLARRRLKNYPITPEDLDEGLFWGVIFGILGARVYYVAFNWSYYSRYPSEIWKIWHGGLAIHGAFFAALITIYVYSKLKKRFNFVHAADLFTSVLPVAQAIGRWGNFFNYEAYGRPTNLPWGMYVPPEKRVPGFDMNTHFHPTFLYESLWDLAVFVILYFIVEKRKKQFGETTALYLVLYSIGRFWIEGLRLDSLMAGNLRAAQIVSMILIIFGASWYAYLMGKNKNDVQK; encoded by the coding sequence GTGGCAAAGAACAAACTTTTTAGGTTTGTAGTTATTTTTGTTATCCTGCTGGCTGTCGTTTCTGCTTTGTTTTTATTTCTTAGAGAGGTTTTCTCAGGAAGACTGATTGTCAGAGACTATATCTTCCAAATTGGAAACTTTCGGCTTCGATGGTATAGTGTATGCATTGCTACTGGGATATTCACTGGCTACTTCCTTGCCAGAAGAAGACTAAAGAACTACCCTATAACCCCTGAAGACCTCGACGAGGGTTTATTCTGGGGGGTTATATTTGGAATCCTCGGAGCAAGGGTATACTATGTTGCTTTTAACTGGTCGTATTACTCGAGATATCCTTCTGAGATATGGAAGATTTGGCATGGTGGTCTTGCGATACATGGAGCTTTTTTTGCTGCACTAATAACGATATACGTTTATTCAAAGTTGAAAAAAAGATTCAACTTTGTTCACGCTGCTGACCTTTTCACCTCCGTTCTCCCAGTTGCCCAAGCAATCGGAAGATGGGGAAATTTCTTCAATTACGAAGCCTATGGAAGACCTACTAACCTACCGTGGGGAATGTACGTTCCACCAGAAAAGAGAGTTCCTGGATTTGATATGAATACACATTTTCATCCCACATTCCTTTACGAAAGCCTTTGGGATTTGGCGGTCTTTGTAATACTATACTTCATCGTGGAAAAAAGAAAAAAACAGTTCGGAGAAACAACAGCACTTTACTTAGTTCTATACTCCATTGGGAGATTTTGGATTGAGGGTCTAAGACTTGATAGCTTAATGGCAGGCAATCTTAGGGCGGCACAGATAGTGAGTATGATTCTTATAATCTTCGGTGCCTCGTGGTATGCATACCTAATGGGAAAAAATAAGAACGATGTTCAAAAATAA
- a CDS encoding DUF342 domain-containing protein, producing the protein MEVIKVKELVEVFEELEKRYGPKWYEHVHVDVNTDTDGTIRAVVTPTIFKVSKVKESKSEEYSSELTVEKKDEHLQKTLPKIENLEEKLKEYENPRIHVTISEDEMKAYVTIIPGFEKEVPTVEELMKVLTNSGVVYGIKKDVLEKIVEEKLTYQQIIVAEGVEPTPPVDAMINYKFNTSKDFTGFDEFPRCCEGQVLAEKVPPKDGEPGKTVTGKELPSRKGKDFDLRKYAGENTKVVDNKIIATIEGQPCVDDNGVVHVRDVLVIGERDLEKSQKINFPGTIIITCNLDGAFKITAGKDLRVNGLVSGSVRIKAGRDVYIKGGFFGRGKGAIVADGSVTVQFVTEGLVIAQKDVNVQDYIMNSDVIAGRSVKVTGEGLIVGGNVKAVELIEVKSIGNKYGLATNVEVGIDFEYETTKAEITFR; encoded by the coding sequence ATGGAAGTTATTAAGGTGAAAGAGCTTGTAGAAGTCTTCGAGGAGCTTGAGAAACGATACGGACCGAAATGGTATGAGCATGTTCATGTTGACGTTAATACAGATACAGATGGGACTATCCGTGCAGTAGTGACGCCGACAATCTTCAAAGTTTCTAAAGTAAAAGAGTCAAAGAGTGAAGAATATTCTTCAGAACTTACAGTAGAAAAGAAAGATGAACATTTGCAAAAAACGCTACCTAAAATTGAAAATCTTGAGGAGAAACTTAAAGAATATGAAAATCCGAGGATTCATGTAACGATAAGTGAAGATGAAATGAAAGCATACGTAACCATCATCCCGGGCTTTGAAAAAGAAGTGCCTACAGTTGAAGAATTAATGAAAGTCCTAACTAATTCCGGAGTGGTTTATGGAATTAAGAAGGACGTGCTGGAAAAGATTGTCGAAGAGAAGCTAACATATCAACAGATAATAGTCGCAGAAGGTGTTGAGCCAACTCCTCCAGTGGATGCGATGATAAATTACAAATTCAATACATCAAAAGATTTTACAGGCTTTGACGAATTTCCAAGATGCTGTGAAGGACAGGTACTTGCTGAGAAGGTACCTCCGAAAGATGGAGAACCAGGTAAGACCGTGACAGGAAAAGAATTGCCTAGCCGGAAAGGTAAGGATTTTGATTTAAGGAAATATGCAGGCGAGAACACAAAGGTGGTTGATAATAAAATAATAGCTACCATCGAAGGTCAGCCATGTGTTGATGACAATGGAGTGGTGCATGTAAGGGACGTTCTTGTAATTGGTGAAAGGGATTTGGAAAAAAGCCAGAAAATAAATTTTCCAGGAACAATTATCATTACATGCAATCTGGATGGAGCCTTTAAGATAACCGCTGGTAAGGATTTAAGGGTGAATGGGTTGGTTTCCGGTAGTGTCAGAATAAAAGCAGGTAGGGACGTGTATATAAAAGGTGGTTTTTTTGGCAGAGGTAAAGGTGCCATAGTTGCTGATGGGAGCGTTACTGTGCAGTTCGTTACAGAAGGTTTGGTGATTGCGCAAAAGGATGTGAATGTGCAAGATTACATAATGAACTCTGATGTGATAGCCGGAAGAAGTGTTAAAGTCACTGGGGAAGGTTTGATTGTTGGAGGTAATGTGAAAGCAGTTGAGCTTATAGAAGTTAAAAGTATTGGTAACAAATATGGCTTAGCAACGAATGTTGAAGTTGGTATAGATTTTGAATATGAAACAACCAAGGCTGAAATTACTTTTAGATGA
- the fmt gene encoding methionyl-tRNA formyltransferase — protein sequence MSSKNARNDLRILFLGTPEFAARYLEFLLEKGYNVVAVISQADKPRGRGQKLLPTPVKEVALKHNIPVFQPKSLVKEGTEIIEKYKPDIGIVVAYGRLLKKPFLDAIPFYNVHASLLPRYRGAAPMQRCLEAGEKITGVTIFKISEGMDDGDIALQKPFEIGECETLGELYEKMINYGTELLDEFLKRYPVPLVPQDHSQTSYAPKIDKNDLHVDFSMPAEMVRNKIRAYDPVPGVRARLNGTEVKLFGACVIEQNDEYSAYKPGTIISVDKSNGGLIVCGKDALWIKYIQFPGKSKIGFSDAKNGGLVREGMRLERIDQAPCCER from the coding sequence ATGAGCAGTAAAAATGCGAGAAATGATTTAAGGATCCTTTTTCTTGGCACTCCAGAATTTGCCGCACGTTATCTGGAATTTTTGCTGGAAAAAGGCTACAATGTGGTAGCTGTTATATCACAGGCGGACAAACCACGTGGCAGGGGTCAGAAGTTGTTGCCCACTCCTGTAAAGGAGGTGGCTTTGAAGCATAATATCCCTGTTTTTCAACCCAAAAGCTTGGTGAAGGAAGGAACGGAGATAATCGAGAAATACAAACCTGATATCGGAATTGTTGTTGCCTACGGCAGGCTTTTGAAGAAACCTTTCTTAGATGCTATACCATTCTATAATGTTCATGCTTCTCTTTTACCTAGATACCGCGGTGCAGCTCCTATGCAAAGATGTCTGGAAGCAGGGGAAAAAATTACAGGGGTTACGATATTTAAAATTTCTGAAGGGATGGACGATGGTGATATAGCTTTGCAAAAACCGTTTGAAATTGGTGAATGTGAAACACTTGGCGAATTGTATGAAAAGATGATTAATTATGGAACAGAATTACTCGACGAATTCTTGAAAAGATATCCGGTGCCACTCGTTCCGCAAGACCACTCACAAACCAGCTACGCCCCTAAGATAGACAAGAATGATTTGCACGTTGATTTCTCAATGCCGGCTGAGATGGTAAGGAACAAAATACGGGCGTATGACCCAGTTCCAGGTGTGAGAGCAAGGTTAAACGGTACGGAGGTCAAACTCTTTGGCGCTTGCGTGATAGAACAAAATGATGAGTATAGTGCATACAAACCAGGTACGATAATTTCAGTAGACAAATCAAATGGAGGATTGATTGTTTGTGGAAAAGATGCACTGTGGATAAAGTATATCCAGTTTCCAGGGAAAAGCAAGATAGGGTTTAGTGACGCGAAAAATGGAGGACTTGTGAGAGAAGGTATGCGTTTAGAAAGAATTGATCAAGCCCCATGTTGTGAAAGGTAA
- a CDS encoding tetratricopeptide repeat protein: MRKFGWIFVVTLVALLLSTFTFAEVKAQDLNKMFYEARRDRDVNKIQNVIKTIESTPNFDKDTTLLTILADAYLEYGLWGVSDKEKEKTYEKARQYAETALKLDQKNGRASYIAGAAIGRLAQYKGIVQSLFMLGDFDRYIDNAIKLLNENDEEQRLYKTFAYIAAGMRNRDVPWPLYNYKKSEEQLNTAAKLTPNYSNIYLELGFLYLKTGDKTKAKEMFEKVISMGPHPWLVKTHEEAVKTAQEELKKLK; encoded by the coding sequence ATGAGAAAGTTCGGGTGGATTTTTGTGGTAACGTTAGTTGCACTCTTACTGAGCACATTTACTTTTGCTGAAGTTAAAGCTCAAGATTTGAACAAGATGTTCTACGAAGCGAGAAGAGACCGAGATGTGAACAAGATACAGAACGTGATAAAAACGATAGAGTCAACACCAAATTTTGACAAAGATACAACACTCTTAACAATTCTCGCGGATGCATATTTGGAATACGGTCTGTGGGGAGTTAGCGACAAGGAAAAGGAAAAAACTTACGAAAAGGCCCGCCAATATGCTGAAACGGCATTGAAACTCGACCAAAAGAATGGAAGAGCGTCTTACATAGCAGGTGCCGCAATTGGTAGGCTCGCACAGTACAAAGGCATTGTTCAAAGCCTATTCATGCTTGGAGATTTCGACAGATACATCGACAATGCAATTAAACTACTGAACGAAAACGACGAAGAGCAAAGATTATATAAAACATTTGCTTACATCGCAGCCGGAATGAGGAATAGAGATGTCCCGTGGCCACTTTACAACTATAAAAAATCCGAAGAACAGCTGAATACAGCAGCTAAACTAACTCCTAACTACTCAAACATATACCTTGAACTTGGTTTTTTGTATCTAAAAACCGGAGATAAAACGAAAGCAAAGGAGATGTTTGAAAAAGTTATTTCAATGGGTCCACATCCATGGCTTGTAAAAACCCACGAAGAAGCTGTCAAAACTGCGCAAGAAGAACTGAAAAAACTAAAATAA
- a CDS encoding tetratricopeptide repeat protein, protein MKGSRLFFVTSLFIVFLFISVFGNVTSEELNRMFYEARRDYDVEKILKVIKTIEGIPGYDKDARLLTILADAYMEYGVWGASDKEKEKTYEKARQYAEMALKLDPKNGRASYIAGSAIGRLAKYKGIVQSLFMLGDFDKYIDNAIKLLNENDEEQRLYKTFALIASGMRYRDVPWPLYNYKKSEELLNAALKLTPNYPNIYLELGYLYLKTGEKAKAKEMFEKVVSGKAHPWLIKTHEDAVKSAQEELKNLK, encoded by the coding sequence ATGAAAGGTTCGCGGTTGTTTTTTGTAACAAGTTTATTCATCGTCTTTCTTTTTATATCAGTTTTCGGTAACGTTACCAGTGAAGAACTAAACAGGATGTTCTACGAAGCAAGAAGAGATTACGACGTAGAGAAGATTCTCAAAGTGATTAAGACTATCGAAGGGATTCCCGGTTACGACAAAGACGCAAGGCTTCTGACTATACTTGCAGATGCGTATATGGAATACGGTGTGTGGGGTGCAAGTGATAAGGAAAAGGAAAAAACGTACGAAAAAGCACGCCAATATGCTGAAATGGCATTGAAACTCGACCCAAAGAACGGTAGGGCTTCGTATATTGCTGGTTCTGCAATCGGGAGATTGGCAAAATACAAAGGTATTGTTCAAAGTCTATTCATGCTAGGGGATTTTGACAAATACATCGACAACGCTATAAAACTTCTTAACGAAAACGACGAAGAGCAAAGACTTTATAAAACCTTCGCACTCATCGCGTCCGGTATGAGATACAGAGATGTCCCGTGGCCACTTTACAACTATAAAAAATCCGAAGAGCTTCTCAATGCCGCTTTAAAACTTACGCCAAATTATCCGAACATATATTTAGAGCTTGGTTATCTCTATCTTAAGACTGGAGAAAAAGCTAAGGCGAAAGAAATGTTTGAAAAAGTTGTCTCGGGTAAAGCTCACCCATGGCTTATCAAAACACACGAGGATGCTGTAAAAAGTGCACAGGAGGAATTGAAAAATCTCAAATGA
- a CDS encoding carbohydrate kinase family protein: protein MIVTCIGKLNIDFNYSVDTIEIGKNHVSENVETSIGGKATNIAVALQKLGIQTQLIANIGDDELGTRAISQLQSFGVIPLINVKPGTRTGFTFIVVEGDGKNTMFNYPGANGMLCAEDIAMHEKTVKSSDLIFYQVGAGESDEIISYLKTLGKPIFLELCEYVEPKMLGGIDFVSLNEEEALKITNTLNTFEALSILLNLGIQNIFLKLGSKGSVYASKEKITYGEPYTVDSIDTTGAGDAFSAGCIYGILNNFSVENILSFANKCGALTCTRKGTTTAFPTIEEVQKFKN, encoded by the coding sequence ATGATTGTAACGTGTATTGGAAAGTTAAACATCGATTTCAACTACTCAGTAGACACTATAGAGATTGGCAAAAACCATGTATCCGAGAACGTAGAAACCTCTATTGGTGGTAAGGCAACAAATATCGCAGTTGCACTGCAAAAGCTTGGCATCCAGACTCAGCTCATTGCAAACATAGGAGATGATGAACTCGGCACAAGAGCAATTTCTCAACTACAGTCATTCGGCGTAATTCCTCTAATTAATGTGAAGCCCGGCACACGCACGGGCTTCACGTTTATCGTTGTTGAAGGCGATGGAAAAAACACAATGTTCAACTATCCTGGAGCAAATGGTATGCTTTGCGCTGAAGACATTGCAATGCACGAAAAAACAGTAAAAAGTTCTGACCTTATCTTTTACCAAGTCGGTGCAGGAGAATCTGATGAAATAATATCATATTTGAAGACCTTGGGTAAACCCATCTTTCTCGAATTGTGCGAGTATGTAGAACCGAAAATGCTTGGTGGGATAGACTTCGTTTCACTTAACGAAGAGGAGGCGTTGAAAATCACAAATACGCTAAATACATTTGAAGCCCTAAGCATACTCTTGAACCTTGGGATACAGAACATCTTCTTGAAACTTGGTTCGAAGGGAAGTGTATACGCCAGCAAAGAGAAGATAACGTATGGAGAACCATATACGGTAGATTCAATCGACACAACGGGTGCAGGAGATGCATTTAGTGCTGGGTGCATATATGGGATTCTAAACAATTTCTCGGTCGAAAACATTCTCTCTTTTGCTAATAAATGTGGTGCACTGACATGCACAAGAAAGGGCACGACAACTGCGTTTCCAACGATTGAGGAAGTGCAAAAGTTCAAAAATTAG